In Flavobacterium sp. WV_118_3, one DNA window encodes the following:
- a CDS encoding MFS transporter, with the protein MLKIINLKAFFVACIATILTLLLVLIGSRSLQNFDAALVAYLFGTLFAIFGIVYRYIVWIQRPPTQLYFKNSFRILFSKEFVYYLLYVIKDFFKNIVVQNFIFKRGKKRGLAHIAMAIGCTIAFAITFPLTFGWIHFSLYPASGLDPHLEPIYTAHFFGFDVMHFPVKSVVGFLTFGALNWCSLLVIIGASYFLQKRLKDPGLIATQTFEGDILPLLLLILISLTGLGLTLDYEFMKGQTYEFMAVTHAFFVIVFLVWMPFGKFFHIIQRPAQIGAHIYRKVGKQRGMQVCKHTGKEYATQLHIADLKKLTRQLGFQLESKNGQSLLEYSPEGKRDLLAIAHLKARQESGTYFG; encoded by the coding sequence ATGTTAAAAATAATCAACCTTAAAGCCTTTTTTGTAGCCTGTATTGCTACAATTTTGACCTTACTGCTGGTGCTTATCGGATCCCGTAGCCTGCAAAATTTTGATGCCGCTTTGGTCGCTTATCTGTTTGGAACATTATTCGCGATTTTCGGAATAGTGTATCGCTATATAGTATGGATTCAAAGGCCACCTACCCAGCTATATTTTAAAAATAGCTTCCGGATTCTTTTTTCCAAGGAATTTGTTTATTATCTGCTATATGTTATTAAGGATTTCTTTAAAAATATAGTCGTTCAGAATTTTATTTTTAAAAGAGGAAAAAAAAGAGGTCTTGCGCACATAGCAATGGCAATAGGCTGTACAATCGCATTTGCCATTACTTTTCCGCTTACATTTGGCTGGATTCACTTTTCCTTATATCCGGCTTCCGGATTAGATCCTCATCTGGAACCTATCTATACGGCCCATTTTTTCGGATTTGATGTAATGCATTTTCCGGTAAAATCTGTCGTTGGATTTCTAACATTCGGAGCCTTAAACTGGTGCTCGTTACTGGTAATAATCGGTGCTTCCTATTTTCTGCAAAAACGACTAAAAGATCCCGGACTAATCGCTACTCAGACCTTTGAAGGCGATATCCTACCTTTACTATTACTGATATTAATATCGCTAACCGGACTGGGATTAACGCTCGATTATGAATTTATGAAAGGACAGACGTATGAATTTATGGCGGTTACCCATGCTTTTTTTGTAATCGTTTTTCTCGTTTGGATGCCGTTTGGTAAATTCTTCCATATTATCCAGCGACCGGCTCAAATCGGGGCACACATTTATAGGAAAGTCGGTAAACAACGTGGTATGCAGGTTTGTAAGCATACCGGAAAAGAATATGCCACGCAACTCCATATTGCTGATTTAAAAAAACTGACCCGTCAATTGGGATTCCAACTCGAATCAAAAAACGGACAATCGCTACTGGAATACAGCCCCGAAGGAAAAAGAGATTTATTAGCGATCGCACATTTAAAAGCCCGGCAAGAATCCGGAACCTACTTCGGATAA
- a CDS encoding molybdopterin oxidoreductase family protein, whose product MAKLPIDIDRIIEQFGPTLNFPKPEGIPGRDEPDKVVETHCCFCGMQCGIKLLAKNNKIVGFEPWMEFPFNQGRLCPKGVQRYMQDNHPDRLTTPLLNVPGEGYSPIQWEKAMDITVSEIKRIQSLHGKDAFAVLSGVSLTNEKSYMVGKLARTAIKTKNLDYNGRLCMVSAGAGNKKAFGLDRTSNNYDDLEKAEVIIVTGANVSEAFPTLTYWLWRARDNGAKLIVVDPRIIPLARTADIHLDIRPGTDSALFGAILHYMIEHDMLDHNFIDNYTSGFEAAKEAVKDYTLEWAETITGTKKEKIEAAAQLWGKAATSFLLHARGIEHHTKGVENVLSCINIVLASGRIGKPYCGYGTITGQGNGQGGREHGHKCDQLPGNRDIENPEHRKYIAEVWGIDEKELPGKGLSAYEIIEAIHRNEIKGLLSLCFNPLVSLPNNNYVREALEKLEFYVGIDFFMSETMRHCDIILPGSLHEEEEGTVTTAEGRVVRIRKVVDPPKNARTDSEILMELAQRLGAGDKFNFVNSEAVFNELRVASKGGTADYYGITYAKIEKNMGVFWPCPDLDHPGTPRLWEDKKFKTPDGKAHFNPVQYHPSMDPVDEEYPVILTTGRVVSQYLSGTQTRRIGKLVEQFAQPLLEIHPTLAAQYNIQQHEEVRVITKRGEALFPANIVETIREDTVFIPYHWPGKKSANQLTSGHLDPISKIPEFKVSACQLIPTGKQAYVAKDAPDYKSN is encoded by the coding sequence ATGGCAAAACTTCCTATCGACATCGATCGTATTATCGAACAATTTGGGCCAACACTCAATTTTCCGAAGCCGGAAGGTATTCCGGGAAGGGACGAGCCAGACAAAGTGGTCGAAACTCATTGTTGTTTCTGTGGTATGCAATGTGGTATTAAACTACTTGCAAAAAACAATAAAATCGTTGGTTTTGAACCCTGGATGGAATTTCCGTTCAATCAGGGGCGCTTATGTCCAAAAGGTGTTCAACGCTATATGCAGGACAATCATCCTGATCGTCTGACAACTCCTCTTTTAAATGTGCCCGGCGAAGGTTATAGTCCGATACAATGGGAAAAAGCGATGGATATAACCGTCTCGGAAATAAAGCGAATACAGTCCCTGCATGGCAAAGATGCTTTTGCCGTTCTTTCCGGAGTTTCTCTAACTAATGAGAAGTCCTATATGGTTGGGAAATTGGCGCGGACGGCTATAAAAACTAAAAATCTCGATTACAACGGACGTTTGTGCATGGTATCGGCCGGTGCCGGAAATAAAAAAGCTTTCGGATTGGATCGGACATCCAATAATTATGATGATCTGGAAAAAGCCGAAGTGATTATCGTAACCGGAGCAAATGTGTCTGAAGCGTTCCCGACACTCACTTATTGGTTATGGCGCGCCCGGGATAATGGTGCCAAACTGATTGTTGTCGATCCGCGAATCATTCCATTGGCCCGAACAGCAGATATTCACCTCGATATACGTCCCGGAACCGATTCGGCACTTTTTGGAGCAATACTCCATTATATGATTGAGCATGATATGCTTGATCATAACTTTATAGATAATTATACTTCCGGTTTTGAAGCGGCCAAAGAAGCCGTAAAAGACTATACTTTGGAATGGGCTGAAACCATTACCGGAACTAAAAAAGAAAAAATTGAAGCAGCGGCACAACTTTGGGGAAAAGCAGCTACTTCGTTTTTATTACATGCAAGAGGTATTGAACACCATACCAAAGGTGTCGAAAATGTACTGAGTTGTATCAATATTGTACTGGCTTCTGGTAGGATCGGAAAACCTTATTGTGGTTACGGTACGATTACCGGACAAGGAAACGGACAAGGAGGTCGCGAACACGGTCATAAATGTGATCAATTACCGGGAAACCGGGATATCGAAAACCCGGAACATCGTAAGTATATTGCCGAGGTCTGGGGCATTGATGAAAAAGAACTCCCCGGTAAAGGGCTGTCGGCCTACGAAATCATTGAGGCTATTCATCGCAATGAAATCAAAGGATTGCTTTCGCTCTGCTTTAATCCGCTGGTGTCCTTACCCAACAATAATTATGTTCGTGAAGCATTGGAAAAACTGGAGTTTTATGTTGGCATCGACTTCTTTATGAGTGAAACCATGCGTCATTGCGACATCATCCTACCCGGTTCGCTTCACGAGGAAGAGGAAGGTACCGTAACCACTGCCGAAGGACGTGTCGTTCGTATCCGTAAAGTAGTTGATCCACCGAAAAATGCCCGAACCGATTCCGAAATTTTAATGGAACTGGCACAGCGATTGGGTGCCGGGGATAAATTCAATTTTGTAAATAGTGAGGCCGTTTTTAATGAGCTTCGCGTAGCTTCCAAAGGCGGAACGGCCGATTATTATGGGATCACCTACGCTAAAATTGAAAAAAATATGGGGGTTTTCTGGCCTTGCCCGGATCTGGATCATCCCGGTACGCCACGATTATGGGAAGATAAAAAATTTAAAACACCCGATGGTAAAGCTCATTTTAATCCGGTACAGTACCATCCCAGTATGGATCCGGTAGACGAAGAATATCCTGTTATCCTAACCACTGGTCGTGTGGTTTCCCAGTATCTCAGCGGAACCCAGACGCGCAGAATCGGAAAACTGGTCGAGCAATTTGCACAACCGTTGCTCGAAATTCATCCCACACTGGCCGCACAATATAATATACAGCAACATGAGGAAGTCCGGGTAATTACTAAACGTGGTGAAGCTTTATTTCCGGCTAATATTGTCGAAACCATCCGGGAAGATACAGTGTTTATTCCTTATCACTGGCCGGGGAAAAAATCGGCCAATCAATTAACCAGCGGTCATTTGGATCCTATTTCAAAAATACCCGAATTTAAAGTGAGTGCCTGCCAGCTTATTCCGACCGGTAAACAAGCCTATGTCGCTAAAGATGCTCCCGACTATAAAAGCAATTAA
- a CDS encoding 4Fe-4S dicluster domain-containing protein encodes MHHYYKLQEEFFVDMQRCIGCKSCEAACAECETNGNEPMIHVNYVDRAVTIQTTVQVCMHCEDPVCANVCPADAITKDEFGIVHTANTSRCIGCSNCVMACPFGVPKKVEHYDLMMKCNMCYDRTSVGKKPMCATVCPSGALFYGTREEMEKMRPNSSPVNQFVFGQEVVKTKVNIMMPKGSTELKIF; translated from the coding sequence ATGCATCACTATTATAAACTACAGGAAGAGTTCTTTGTAGATATGCAACGTTGTATCGGTTGCAAATCGTGCGAAGCGGCCTGTGCCGAATGTGAAACGAACGGCAATGAGCCGATGATTCACGTCAATTATGTAGACCGGGCCGTAACGATTCAAACCACCGTACAGGTTTGTATGCATTGTGAAGATCCGGTTTGTGCGAATGTCTGCCCGGCAGATGCCATTACCAAAGATGAATTCGGAATCGTACATACGGCCAATACATCGCGCTGTATCGGATGTTCTAACTGTGTGATGGCCTGTCCTTTTGGCGTGCCGAAAAAAGTAGAACACTACGATCTGATGATGAAATGTAATATGTGTTACGACAGAACCAGTGTGGGTAAAAAACCGATGTGCGCTACCGTTTGCCCTAGTGGAGCCTTGTTTTACGGAACCCGGGAAGAAATGGAAAAAATGCGTCCTAACTCCTCTCCTGTCAATCAGTTTGTTTTTGGTCAGGAGGTAGTAAAAACCAAAGTCAACATTATGATGCCCAAAGGGAGTACTGAATTAAAAATATTTTAA
- a CDS encoding Rieske (2Fe-2S) protein gives MSHQDKHWKKDFPINRSQANQVSRRDFAKLLAVVSGGMVVGNGAIAAKAAFFNEPKNEKKQKICAKNEIPVGGTKSFVLENETIPYILIHTEEGEFYAYEQKCTHLSCAVYYKPGTLTIECPCHNGWFDVKTGNVIQGPPPRPLKKLDVTFEGDTIYVQHPKNETV, from the coding sequence ATGAGTCATCAGGATAAACACTGGAAAAAAGATTTCCCGATTAACAGATCTCAAGCCAATCAGGTAAGCCGAAGGGATTTTGCAAAGTTACTCGCTGTGGTTTCCGGCGGAATGGTTGTTGGCAACGGCGCTATTGCAGCAAAAGCCGCTTTCTTTAACGAGCCAAAAAATGAAAAAAAACAAAAAATCTGCGCCAAAAATGAAATTCCCGTTGGCGGAACCAAATCGTTTGTTTTAGAAAATGAAACCATCCCCTATATCCTGATCCATACGGAAGAAGGAGAATTTTATGCCTACGAACAAAAATGTACCCATTTGTCCTGTGCTGTATATTATAAACCCGGTACATTAACCATTGAATGTCCTTGTCATAACGGATGGTTTGATGTAAAAACTGGCAATGTTATACAAGGGCCACCGCCACGACCTCTGAAAAAACTGGATGTCACTTTTGAAGGTGACACTATTTATGTTCAACATCCTAAAAATGAAACCGTATGA
- a CDS encoding DUF6755 family protein, with translation MSNFRTTQEQAHPQKKSMIMSALITVLLVNLLLQIWLLYTALNNALEGHPEVAYSTFIASLVLFLASVLWLYFLPEKVT, from the coding sequence ATGAGTAATTTCAGAACCACACAGGAACAAGCCCATCCGCAGAAAAAAAGCATGATCATGTCTGCCCTGATCACTGTCTTACTCGTGAATCTGCTGCTCCAGATATGGCTGTTGTATACCGCCCTTAACAATGCCCTGGAAGGACATCCGGAAGTAGCTTACAGTACTTTTATCGCTTCTTTAGTCCTGTTTCTGGCAAGTGTACTATGGCTGTATTTTTTACCGGAAAAAGTAACTTAA
- the moaA gene encoding GTP 3',8-cyclase MoaA → MLKDTHHRIHDYLRISLTDNCNFRCTYCMPEESISLMPPQKLMQTDEIFSIAKVFTSLGVKKIRLTGGEPLVRKDFTAVVERLSMLPVQLALTTNGMLLDRYKTAFQKSGIQSVNISLDTLDPAKFLQITQRDQFQKVWDNILMCIDQGIYVKLNIVLIKGFNDDEVFDFINLTKKIPVHLRFIEFMPFDKNEWNKDKVVHNQLVLESVAQQYELFKLRDDKNDTAKKFGIFGHAGTVSFISTLSDSFCGNCNRMRITADGKMKNCLFGAEEFDILGAFRKGENIIPIIERCLLKKHKMLGGQFDDYTNIDPDKLQNRSMIKIGG, encoded by the coding sequence ATGCTAAAAGATACACACCATAGAATCCACGATTATCTCCGGATATCGTTAACGGATAATTGTAATTTCCGGTGTACCTATTGTATGCCGGAAGAGTCTATTTCGCTAATGCCGCCTCAAAAACTAATGCAAACGGATGAAATTTTTAGTATTGCCAAAGTATTTACATCCCTCGGTGTCAAAAAAATCCGTTTAACCGGAGGTGAGCCTTTGGTACGAAAAGATTTTACTGCTGTCGTCGAACGCTTGTCGATGCTACCCGTTCAGTTGGCATTAACCACTAATGGTATGTTATTAGATCGCTATAAAACGGCATTTCAAAAATCTGGAATCCAATCGGTTAACATTAGTCTCGATACACTCGATCCGGCTAAATTTTTACAGATTACGCAAAGAGATCAGTTTCAAAAAGTATGGGATAATATCCTGATGTGTATAGATCAGGGGATTTATGTCAAACTGAATATCGTTTTGATCAAAGGTTTTAACGACGATGAGGTATTCGATTTTATAAACCTGACCAAAAAGATACCGGTACACTTGCGTTTTATCGAATTTATGCCTTTTGATAAAAATGAATGGAATAAAGATAAAGTGGTTCATAACCAACTGGTATTGGAATCCGTCGCACAACAGTATGAATTGTTTAAACTCCGGGACGACAAAAATGACACCGCTAAAAAATTCGGAATTTTTGGCCATGCCGGTACGGTTTCTTTTATTTCTACTTTGAGCGATTCCTTTTGTGGTAACTGTAACCGGATGCGTATCACGGCCGACGGTAAGATGAAAAACTGCCTGTTTGGCGCGGAGGAATTTGACATCCTCGGTGCTTTCCGAAAGGGTGAAAATATTATTCCTATCATCGAACGGTGTCTTCTGAAAAAACATAAAATGCTTGGCGGTCAATTTGATGATTATACAAATATCGACCCGGACAAATTACAAAACCGAAGCATGATCAAAATTGGTGGCTAA
- the glp gene encoding gephyrin-like molybdotransferase Glp produces MITVKEALHHIRQQCHTLPPIRIPLDSACNFIAAETIYAPLDVPCFDNSAMDGYAIRYEDLKNTIPLQLYYEIEAGKTEIPEVHKGEVARIFTGAPIPIGADTVIPQENCTVENGILNCLQTVSIGDHIRKQGTQTRKGDRVLSKGNLLTAEYIGFLATLGIDSVVVFPKPKVGIIITGKELVPVGNTLQNGQIYESNSVALKVLLQQLEIPVVFSQWIDDNESELFHFVSENFTKVDVLLLTGGISVGDYDFVKRILDKIGTTEIFYKIQQKPGKPLFFGKKDQTLFFGLPGNPSAVVTCFHAYIKPALLQITGDQPQAEHDAILVTPYRKKSGLTHFVKARVQGGKATILDKQLSYQMDTYAQANAFVVLNEEQEDFKIGEKVRIIFFYNYKDIKL; encoded by the coding sequence ATGATAACTGTAAAAGAAGCGTTACACCATATCCGGCAGCAGTGTCATACATTGCCTCCTATTCGTATTCCACTGGATAGCGCCTGTAATTTTATTGCAGCTGAAACAATTTATGCTCCTCTTGATGTACCGTGTTTTGATAATTCGGCTATGGATGGTTATGCGATCCGCTACGAAGACCTCAAAAATACGATTCCACTACAGCTGTATTACGAGATCGAAGCCGGAAAAACCGAAATACCCGAAGTCCATAAAGGAGAAGTCGCTCGTATTTTTACCGGAGCACCGATTCCCATTGGTGCCGATACCGTAATACCACAGGAAAATTGTACGGTTGAAAATGGAATTTTAAATTGTTTACAAACTGTTTCCATAGGTGATCATATTCGAAAACAGGGAACACAAACCCGAAAAGGCGATCGGGTTCTATCCAAAGGGAATCTGCTTACCGCTGAATATATCGGTTTTCTGGCCACTTTAGGAATCGATTCTGTTGTTGTTTTTCCCAAACCGAAAGTCGGTATTATTATAACCGGTAAGGAGCTTGTCCCGGTCGGAAATACATTGCAAAACGGACAAATCTACGAAAGCAATTCGGTCGCTTTAAAAGTATTATTACAACAATTGGAGATTCCTGTTGTCTTTTCCCAATGGATTGACGATAATGAATCCGAATTGTTTCATTTTGTCTCTGAAAACTTTACAAAGGTAGATGTATTACTACTTACCGGTGGTATTTCGGTTGGCGATTATGATTTTGTAAAACGGATACTGGATAAAATTGGGACTACCGAAATCTTTTATAAGATCCAACAAAAACCAGGAAAGCCTTTGTTTTTCGGAAAAAAAGATCAGACACTTTTTTTCGGACTCCCCGGAAATCCAAGTGCCGTGGTTACTTGCTTTCATGCTTATATAAAACCCGCTTTGCTACAGATAACCGGAGACCAACCGCAAGCCGAACACGATGCGATATTGGTTACACCTTATCGCAAAAAAAGCGGGCTGACGCATTTTGTAAAAGCACGAGTACAAGGTGGAAAAGCGACAATATTGGACAAACAACTTTCCTACCAGATGGATACTTACGCTCAAGCCAATGCTTTTGTAGTATTAAATGAAGAACAGGAAGATTTTAAAATCGGTGAAAAAGTCAGGATCATTTTCTTTTACAATTACAAGGATATAAAACTATAA